One Benincasa hispida cultivar B227 chromosome 5, ASM972705v1, whole genome shotgun sequence genomic window carries:
- the LOC120077310 gene encoding uncharacterized protein LOC120077310, translating into MTLQRVKLLFNGRWDENSQYHDFRDCDAYIPSNSSFQQFVEYIQGKLFPSGELTISRLIMYWIGSSNSNLISIVEDKYILWLMLMLPDSPEIDLCVVVDHVSSVAQNSQNTLYLNNESTNIDQSFKHPAGNNEIVDSQDFDVFQSGIPIRVGLPFSSKSVLKKAIYFLALKNSFELTTTRSNKTSFEIHCKDMSCGWYLRASVYRGGGVWIVQKFIDNHKCCIDIVKDGHRQATSWIVAECTKGTSESSYIGLPPFSTALIENNPGTYTTQEFDDEGRFKYYFIALAASIDAWKFCFPIMSVDGACLKNNFMGTLFSACTLEGNSQIVPLAFVVVNYENDASWSWFFRNLKAIFGDSNDHVIMSDGHKSIAKGVSSVYDFAEHELCAFICIKTLLRTISHVQL; encoded by the exons ATGACTTTACAACGGGTTAAACTCCTATTTAATGGTCGATGGGATGAGAATTCTCAATACCATGATTTCCGAGATTGTGATGCGTATATTCCATCAAATTCATCGTTCCAACAATTTGTGGAATATATCCAAGGTAAACTTTTTCCCTCTGGTGAGTTAACTATATCTCGTTTGATAATGTACTGGATTGGTTCTTCCAATTCGAATCTTATTAGCATTGTTGaagataaatatattttgtggtTGATGTTAATGTTACCAGATTCCCCCGAAATTGATTTATGTGTAGTTGTTGACCATGTCTCATCTGTTGCCCAAAACTCTCAAAATACATTGTATTTGAATAATGAATCGACAAACATTGATCAATCTTTCAAACATCCTGCGGGCAACAATGAAATTGTTGATTCTCAAGATTTTGATGTCTTTCAATCTGGTATTCCCATTAGAGTAGGTTTACCTTTTAGTAGCAAGTCTGTATTGAAGAAAGCAATTTATTTTCTTGCTCTTAAAAACAGTTTCGAACTTACTACTACTAGGTCAAACAAAACTTCGTTTGAAATTCATTGCAAGGATATGTCTTGTGGGTGGTATCTACGTGCATCTGTATATAGAGGGGGTGGTGTGTGGATTGTTCAGAAATTCATCGATAACCATAAATGTTGTATTGACATTGTTAAAGATGGTCATCGACAAGCAACATCCTGGATTGTTGCTGAATGTAcaaa GGGGACTTCTGAGTCATCATACATCGGTTTGCCACCATTTTCAACTGCATTGATTGAAAACAATCCTG GAACATATACAACACAAGAATTTGATGATGAAGGTAGGTTTAAGTATTACTTTATAGCGCTTGCTGCTTCTATAGATGCATGGAAATTTTGTTTTCCTATTATGTCAGTCGATGGTGCATGTTTAAAGAACAATTTTATGGGGACATTATTTTCTGCTTGTACACTTGAAGGCAATTCGCAGATTGTACCTCTTGCATTTGTCGTTGTCAATTATGAGAATGATGCATCATGGTCTTGGTTTTTTCGTAACCTTAAAGCTATTTTTGGGGATTCTAACGACCATGTTATTATGTCTGATGGTCATAAAAGTATAGCCAAGGGTGTTAGTTCTGTTTATGATTTTGCTGAACACGAGTTGTGTGCATTCATTTGTATAAAAACCTTATTAAGAACCATAAGTCACGTCCAATTGTAG